gtattgtatgtacacagtgactgcaccagcagaatagtgagtgcagctctggagtatgatacaggatgtaactcaggatcagtgcaggataagtaatgtatgtacacagtgactgcaccagcagaatagtgagtgcagctctggagtataatacagaatgtaactcaggatcagtacaggataagtattgtatgtacacagtgactgcaccagcagaatagtgagtgcagctctggagtatgatacaggatgtaactcaggatcagtgcaggataagtaatgtatgtacacagtgactgcaccagcagaatagtgagtgcagctctggagtataatacaggatgtaactcaggatcagtacaggataagtaatgtatgtacacagtgactgcaccagcagaatagtgagtgcagctctggggtataatacaggatgtaactcaggatcagtacaggagaagtaatgtctgtacacagtgactgcaccagcagaatagtgagtgcagctctggagtataatacaggatgtaactcaggatcagtacaggataagtaatgtatgtacacagtgacttcaccagcagaatagtgagtgcagctctggagtataatacaagatgtaactcgggatcagtaatgtatgtacaaagtgactgcaccagcagaatagtgagtgcagctctggagtataatacaggatgtaactcaggatcagtacaggataagtaatgtatgtacacagtgactgcaccagcagaatagtgagtgcagctctggagtataatacagatcaGTACTGTGATGTATTTACAAAGTGACTCCTTTCTTTCTGTATAGTTTGTGGCTGCGGTGGCACTTGTAGTCTCTCCGTTTCTTCTTGCTGTATCACATAGGACTTGGTGGTTTTCGGAAAAGAGCTTGTTAATCTCTAGTAAATCATATTGCCGTTGCATCATCGGCGCAGGACCTGGGGAGGCTGCGGTCTTGTCTCTTAGCAACTGCCTGGCTATCTTTTCCCCACGACAGAATCTTGGCTGGTTTCTGAACAAATTGTGGAAAAATACTGTGCCGGCTGGAGCTGTGGAGGGGGACCTGGGTTCATACATGACATTGTTTGCTTTGCTGTTTAGAGACAGGAGTTGGAATGTGTGAGAACGGAGCCGTCCATCACATCTGCCAGGTTCTGGAGCTACTTGAGCCCTACTGCTTTCTCAGGGCATATTTGCATGTAACGGGTAGGTCGTCTTTTGGGCTACTTATCTGGCTAGCTCACCTCTTTGTTGAGGCCGTGTCTGGACAACACACCCGATATTCAAACTCCTGGTGAGCAAAATGCAGGGAATACGGAGCACTGACTGTACCTCAGTCACCTGGGAATTAAGTCATTTCTTAGGATGGCTGCTGGTCACAGTACAGGAGAGGACGGCGGTCATTGTGGTCAGGCATGAGGCACGGGGTACATCACTGAATGAATAGACAGACTGTATTCTTATCTGGAATCGCTGCTTTGGCCGGGGGGGCGCGCAGGCAATCGGTGCCTTTTAATCTCTGTGCGGTACACTTGGATCGTATCCCCCATATGATGTGATTGCTGTAGACGGTGTATTTATACAGCGCTCCGGCTCATTATCAGTAATTACTGTAATAGAGGAACGCTGAGTCAGGGGGGTTATCGACGGGGCGTATTATGTTACCGAGCTTTTGCCAATGGAAACTGACCTCTCTGCCACAGCAATCCCATTGTCGGGCCTTGTATTATACGCTGCTGTACACCTCTTTGTACCGATTTACCAAACGGCGACCAGGCATTGGAGGTAGCTGCTGCCCATCATATGGATCACAGTAGGAGCACATGCATGTGCAGAGGGGCCCTAGCTGAGGTCGGACCGTTCTTCTTGAGGAAGGGGGTGAAGCCCTGATAAATACCggatagtgttttttttgttactCCTCTAACCTTTTTATGAAGTTTTTCACATGAAGACTTGAGTCCCCATGTATTGCGGCTCACCGTTACAGCTTCCGTGTAACACAAACAGGACATGGCGAGGGAGTTTCCTGTGGGTTGTGAATTTCCGGACCTCTCAGAGGCTGAAGAGTTTAACTGCCTATGGCTTATGTAATAATTTGGTGAGTTGAAGGTCAActcattaaagtgtaactgtcattattattatatatatattttttttgcaatgtttAGGGGCAGTGATgccgaccatttttgtaatatactttaattaatgAAACtgaacatttctattagaaaaatagctgtaaAGCGGCGCATTCTGAGCCTTAGCGGCGCTCCTCTGTCTGGAGACTTGCTCAACACGGACTGTACTATGTAAAGGGAAGACTGCTCAAAATGCGCCACTTTACagatatttttctaatagaaatgttcaGTTTcattaattaaagtatattacaaaaatggtcggcatcactgcccctacacattgcaaaaataaaaaatagaatgacagttaccctttaattgTGGAGATAGCTTTATACTTGAACTTCAAGAAAGCTATAGATGGTCTGATGTTTCTGCACACACCATCCTTTCACATCCTGTTAGGGTACAATcatacgtccgcaaatgggtctgcatccgttccgcaatatcggaaACGGGTGCCgactggacaggtcatcagtatctgatttggTGGGGGGTCTGAGATCCGGGACCACCATccttcagctgttttgagaaggctttGGCACTGCCTTCTggaagctcaccaagcacagtgccgcacattatatagtggctgcgcttggtatcgcagctctgagggcacgtgacacatgaacgtgttgtcactccgcctaggaaaagcagagaaaaGGCAGGAGCACCGGTTTAGTCTCaaacggcaggggtcccgggtgtcggaccctcaccgctcagacactgatgacctatccagagtattAAGCCTTACTTATCCTGATGTGTCACATCCTTACATCTaggtatttttagttttttaacttAGATTCTTGCTTCTTTCTTACAGAGACCCAAACCACCAACCACTAAAATGGCAAACAAAGGACCTTCATACGGACTGAGCAGGGAAGTCCAGCTGAAGATTGACCAGAAGTACAACCCAGAGCTGGAGATCATTCTGGTGCAGTGGATAGTCAGTCAGTGCCCTCCTGAATGTGGGCGTCCAGAAGAAGAGGGGAAGTTAGGTTTCCAGAAGTGGCTGAAGGACGGCACTGTGAGTACGATGGATTTTGCTGCTACAGTGATAAGAAATCTTTGTAGATATTGTCTAGAGACCTACTCTTTAGGACTACTGATGGGCTCTTGGCATTGACCTTAAAGAAAACGGCAGAGCCAAAAATTCTGTTCCACAATTGATTGTGCCGAGGTCTGGGGTTTACAATCTTGGTGCACACGACTTCCAAAGAGAGAAATACCAcccacatctaaaaaaaaatcagttttggatgAAGGGTTGTTTCAAAGGACTACTTCCATCTATTGGGAAGCTTAGACTTATTTGTCTCCCTCGCCTGCAGTAGGAGTACGGTGCCCCAGTTCTGTCTGGGAATTAAGAGCTCTTAGGAGAGGTTCACATTGTTTTTGGAGAGGTTTTGTCTGCAGGTTTTTGAGCcatagccagaagtggatccgagAAGAAaggacttaaagggaatgtgtcatcagacaaTGACCATGTTTTTCTGTTTTTGGTCATTATTTTCCACGTCAATCTATTGGAAGGAAAAAACCAAATCCTGCAGTGTTCACGAGGTCTAAAGGCTCATTTAGCAGAGTCGAGAATTGCTCTGGTGACTGACGACAATCCACATTTATATTGGCACAATTCATTAACGACCAACGACTTTACTTGTTCACATCATCTATTTCACGAGAGTTTTTAGTAAAAACGTTCAGTCGCCACATATATTCACTTTACATGATTATCGTCCATCAGTCGTAAGGATTATCGACTCCTCTAAATGAGCCTTACTGATGGGCGTCACTTCTTGGTCTGcagagatcactttactgcaattGTCTGCTTAtctttacaggcaggattagaataagagatatcacctatatatgcAGACAACACAGGATCCACAATTCcctataggtgatatcacagcttatcggctccttcctgacctctgcacaggtcacacagcaaaCCTAGAGAACCACTTCCGGTTTTGGCTGAAAAGCTGCAGAAAAACAACGCCTTAAAACCTCCTCCCAAAAActctgtgaacctaccctaaaaaCGCATCCCAACATGCCGCTAGGTTCAGGCCCTGAAAAGTTTTAGGCATACTGTATGCTAGATTATTCCGGCAAGTTCCTTTAACTCTAAACTGAATAGTGCCACCTAATGGTTGGAAACTTGGTACCATAATGCcgtgaccacaaaaaaaaaaaatctcacggtTGAAAATGGATTTCGATCTGGGGATGTTTAATAGTGGTTACTTTTTCAGGAAAAAGAAGGACTTCAGTGTGAAAGTTTACTAAAACCCCAAAATATAAAACTATAAAATAGTGAATATCACAACGAGGGCTCAGCGGGTCATACACCGCTACTGCAAATCACTAAATCTCTTCAATAAACTCATCTGTATTTATTTCTTCTCATTTAGGTACTTAGCCACCTAATCAACTCCCTTGCCCCCAAATCTGTGGCTAAAATCCAGACTTCCGCAATGGCCTTCAAACAGATGGAGCAGGTGTCTCAGTTCCTGAAGGCCTGCGAGAGATACGGCATTGCTGCTACCGACTTGTTCCAGACAGTTGACTTGTGGGAAGGTATGTTGAAGTCCCATGGGTTCATCCTTTTATTGAGATGCTGGTTTACGTTATCACATCGAATATCATCCTGAACCAATTTCTGGACCATTTTATTTTCGCAACCATCTGACAATGCCAAAAAAGCAGGATCCACCTGGTGCTGCCACTAATCCTGTAAATCCATGATCAGAAGAAGGCTAAAATAGTTAATAGTCAAGATCAGTCCCACCTCTTTACTGATTTACTCGAAACACATTGTACATGTTAAAGAACTTCGTCCTTCTTTTGATCATGGATAGACTTGATTAATGGCGGTGCCGcatggatcctgttttttttttttccccgttttgtgTAGTGGATGCTTTCTTGGAGGTATTGAGCAGCTGCCACGTTCACCAGAGGAGAGAGACATCTACCAATTTGCAGAGTTGTGCCTCTGGTGAACATAGGCATATACACTACGCTATTATTTCTTAAAGGTTTCACAATTTGGACATTGACTCCACTGATCCCTTCAATAATGTCTTTCTTTTCTGTCATAGGAAAGGACATGGCTACTGTCCAGAGGACTCTGATGAACTTGGGTGGTTTGGCAGTTACAAAGGACGACGGCTTTTTCCGTGGAGATCCAAACTGGTTTCCCAAGTGAGTGCTTTAAGCCAAATCAGGAGGGCATGTTTaatggggttctccaggaattaagaaaatgaaaatacttaaaatttgactttattataaatattttctcaaatacctttcattatttataatggctcgttttgtctagggagcaatcatcaggggaaacaaaatggccgctatcccattagttcacacaaaacctgtcctgatcacacacgagtacaagttactttacaacactgaggtaaaaaactgcctcctccttctctctacttgtcagggattatgatcctggatacagatgataagaactttagctaaatctctggggaatttagttaatGAAGAGACagtgaggatggacaggacaggacaggctgtggtaatggagactgtaaacaagtgctgctgctcattatccacacctcGCCctcctcatgtctcctcatcatctccattcccacagagattcacctgtattcaggatcatgattcctgacaagcagagcagagaggaggatgaggcagcactatggctcattgtgaagtaacttgtcctcctgtgtgtttaggacaggttttgtgtgtactgataggacggcggccactttatttctcctaatgattgctccttagacaaaacaagccattctaagtaatgaaaggtatttgtgaatatatttattataaaataatatttaagtattttcattttattcCTTTAAGTACTTGTCCACAGAATGGGACTTATTTGAGAACTCATTAGTTAAGCTCAACCCCAAGAATCTACTCACTACCCATGTGAAGACCATGCTGTTTCCTAGAAGAATGGGGCTCCATAGGGGTGTCTCTTGAACAGTGCTGCAATCCAAGTGGCAGCCAAAAGATAACTACATGTAGCACTGGCTGTAGGCtggactaccccccccccccccccccatgcaggGCAGAAAGTGTGCGTCTTCTCAAGAACGAGAGGGAAGAAAGTCACTGACAGAAAACCCTTTTTGCCCCAGATGTCATAGGTATTAGAAAGTTGGACAGTCCTGCCAAAAATCAGGGGGTTTGGCTGATATTATGTATATGATCAGCTTAAGCCCTgaaatgacctatcctgtggttcCACAGGGGTCCGATTGCAGGTACCCTCAACAAATCTGGGCAATCCTCTGGAGAGGTGATTAAATGATCCTCATGCTCGATCCCGATAATCGTCCCTTATAATCGGCTTGTTCATTGGCTGAAATCACTGCTGATGTGGACACCAGATCACATTCCTGGGCAGCAGAGCACGCTGTATAAATTGTGATCTGCTGCCCCGAAACCATGAATCTGCATAAGGACGAGCGATGGCAATGGAGGTGTAAATGTAAATGGAGCAGGCAGTTATCGGAAAAGAACAGTTCCTTCCCGTTAATTGCTGGCTTGGTCGAAACAGCATAGCCTTTATCTTTTTTTCCCCCGATCTAATAGTCTTCATATTTCTTTCAGAAAATCCATGGAAAACAGACGTGCATTTTCCCAAGATAAATTAAAAGAAGGGCAGAGCGTCATTGGTCTACAGATGGGCACCAACAAAGGAGCCTCCCAGTCCGGAATGACTGGCTACGGCATGCCAAGGCAAATCCTCTGAACGAGCAAATCAccggaaactccagattaccaaacAGTTCATCCACTCATCTCCTAGGTCTTCTCTTTCTCCTTGCTCACCTCTGGAATGTTACCCTCCCAAAGTCTTAAGCATCGAACAACCCGTAGACTGTGCACATGATCTCATATATTACCCCCCATAttctcccccctccttttttttgcataatttttagggaaacttgaaaaatatttaaattttGATTGGCTAGGAATGAAATGGTTTTAATGTTTTGTTCGAGGGTACACCGCAATGCCTTTACATTCCACACCCGCCTGCTCTGTTGTCGTGTGTATATTTGTGACCAAAATCAAGTGGATCGTTTTCTCTAATCTTGGTTCCCTTAATCCTGTGATTGGTGAGATCTGCTGTAAAGCAGAGCGACCTCCACGCAGCTTCATGGTGATTGAAGCAATAGTGCAAAAGGGAATGCAACGTTAaagctgttctttgtagtctatttCCTAGTGACTGAGGTGGGAACTGAGAATCCCACCGCTCCGCTCTCTGCATCCAATACTGTTAAATAGTaatagttctgatccaaataaaaCCAATCTATGTTTATACATGGGAGTCTTCTGCGTGGATTTCTGTAGGTGCCagctataatatacatatattacagaatgtatgtacactgtgactgcaccagcagaatagtgagtgcagctctggagtataattcaggatgtaactcaggatcagtacaggataagtaatgtatgtactcagtgactgcaccagcagaatagtgagtgcagctctggaggataatacaggatataactcaggatcagtacaggataagtaatgtatgtacacagtgactgcaccagcagaatagtgagtgcagctctggagtataatacaggatgtaactcaggatcagtacaggataagtaatgtatgtacacagtgactgcaccagcagaatagtgagtgcagctctgcagtataatacaggatgtaactcaggatcagtacaggataagtaatgtatgaacacagtgactgcaccagcagaatagtgagtgcagctctggggtagaatacaggatgtaactcaggatcagtacaggataagtaatgtatgtacacagtgactgcaccagcagaatagtgagtgcagctctggggtataatacaggatgtaactcaggatcagtacaggataagtaatgtatgtacacagtgactgcaccagcagaatagtgagtgcagctctgcagtataatacaggatgtaactcaggatcagtacaggataagtaatgtatgaacacagtgactgcaccagcagaatagtgagtgcagctctggggtataatacaggatgtaactcaggatcagtacaggataagtaatgtatgtacacagtgagttaGCTTTTGTGAAGATATATTTATGTGCGAAGAAGTCCAGGTAATAGTAAAGACtaaggggggatttatcaaaccgatgtaaaggaaaactggctttgttgcccatagcaaccaaccagagctcctttgaaaaatgaaaggtggaatttgattggttgctatggacaactaagccagttttcctttacaccggtTAGATAAATCCCCCCCTTAGTCCTTACTATTACCTGGACTTCTTCGCACATAAATATATCTTCACAAAAGCTAACTCACCgactacatacattactgatcctgagttacatcctatattatactccagagctgcactcactattctgctggtgcagtcactgtgtacatacattacttatcctgtactgatcctgagttacatcattgtAATGGATCtcttggcaccccgaccgggtacctccgttgatggatgctcctagtgcttcccgaggtctccaagcactcaacttgacaccgtaagcactgctgaacccacgaaccgccgcagcctgGTTGGGATCTTgccgtcttctacccaccctggacctacgacaaggcttccaggttcctgtgggtgaacctctcttccttcagaaaGCAATGCAGGAACAAGCTTTTAAAAGATCTCggggattatagccaggggagtatacagcgtatagcattccccagtgttttccccacacacatgagacgaggctttatgttgagggtaaaacaggaactctttaatggggctacatgtcagccttttatgcaggtcttctagcaagggacactcccctggggaccttgtgaAAGACAGTTTTTACATTAGCCAATCGCATGCATTTGCAGTATGGAaacactcccagcaattgtacacaaccccTCCCTCCtcggcctgtgatacaattaacaaacacaatgggctaacttaatcactcacaggcagaaaacacacatttttccccaaaacacagaaaataccccaaagccccacatatccccataaattatacatccttggatagctctgatctgggcgaacaacatatccagaaatcacccagatctgggcaggggttcccgaattccatggaagtcccaTTTGACCGAGCGCAAGCATGgcattcctgcccaaaacagttctacagatttaggctgtgcggccggtctaacttctccttcaaagttttagtatatgggccataatcctggggcaaaaggctggcaaacaggcccctccaagatCCAGTGGTGAGGTTTTTTCCAccactgtattataccccagagctgcactcactattctgctggtgcagtcactgtgtacatacattacttatcctgtactgatcctgagttacatcctgtattatactccagagctgcactcactattctgctggtggagtcactgtgtacatacattacttatcctgtactgatcctgagttacattttgtattatactccagagctgcactcactattctgctggtggagtcactgtgtacatacattacttatcctgagttacattctgtattatactccagagctgcactcactattctgctggtggagtcactgtgtacatacattacttatcctgagttacattctgtattatactccagagctgcactcactattctgctggtggagtcactgtgtacatacattacttatcctgagttacatcctgtattatactccagagctgcactcactattctgctggtggagtcactgtgtacatacattacttatcctgtactgatcctgagttacatcctgtattatactccagagccgcactcactattctgctggtggagtcactgtgtacatacattacttatcctgtactgatcctgagttacatcctgtattatactccagagctgcactcactattctgctggtgcagtcactgtgcacatacattacttatcctgtactgatcctgagttacatcctgtattatactccagagctgcactcactattctgctggtggagtcactgtgtacatacattacttatcctgagttacatcttttgataaatgtcccccttagaACTTTGATCCGGACAATTGGTGATGAATCTATCGGTGCTCGTCTACATTTGCCTATAACATGTGGTAGTAATGGTTCCTCCCCCATCCGGTTCTTCCGATCATCACGGTGGATCC
The sequence above is drawn from the Bufo bufo chromosome 11, aBufBuf1.1, whole genome shotgun sequence genome and encodes:
- the TAGLN2 gene encoding transgelin-2 — translated: MANKGPSYGLSREVQLKIDQKYNPELEIILVQWIVSQCPPECGRPEEEGKLGFQKWLKDGTVLSHLINSLAPKSVAKIQTSAMAFKQMEQVSQFLKACERYGIAATDLFQTVDLWEGKDMATVQRTLMNLGGLAVTKDDGFFRGDPNWFPKKSMENRRAFSQDKLKEGQSVIGLQMGTNKGASQSGMTGYGMPRQIL